A genomic segment from Vagococcus zengguangii encodes:
- the feoB gene encoding ferrous iron transport protein B, producing the protein MTHGEIALTGNPNSGKTSLFNKLTGGNQHVGNWPGVTVEKKTGTLLNTSQTVQDLPGIYSLSPYSPEEIVTRNYLFSEQAKTIINIIDATNLERSLYLTLQLIELGKPIILAINMIDLLADQHLVLDLHTLSTRLNIPVCGISAKRNKGLAQLEKQLLKQPNERPFLEYDQRLETALSEISSIIKHKAAPDKQRLYAIKLFEKEPEIIDRLSLSTSERQEIEEIIDITEQIFNLEHYEIIIQARYQLVDELVKQVLIKTDSKHVAFQHRLDKILTNKWLGLPIFAVIMWSVYYLSIQSIGAIGTDWVNDVLFGELVPKALTSWFANWQVANWLQALILDGIVAGVGAVIGFVPQLCVLFICLNLLEDSGYMARIAFVLDRIFRRFGLSGKSFIPMLVSSGCGVPGIMACRTIESEQERRMTIMTTTFIPCSAKLPVIGLIASVFFPRNSLIAPLAYFIGMGAIILSGLLLQKLNYFKHQKTSFVMELPQYHLPELKSVLKVTWHRTLAFVKNAGSIIFVSSIAIWFLSNYNFALQKVGTDHSILATLGKFIAYLFSPLGFGNWQTTVSTIMGLVAKENIVGTMSILAPQTGIQSLLSPQAALSFLIFNLLCAPCFAAIGAIRREMNQTKWTLMTIGYQCGFAYIVSFCYYQLAQSIANQHLSISTLIAYLIVIVTVYILIKPRKDMTSTAEDTLCGISINYGGE; encoded by the coding sequence ATGACTCACGGCGAAATTGCTTTAACAGGAAATCCTAATAGCGGCAAAACGAGTTTATTCAATAAATTAACAGGTGGCAATCAGCATGTTGGTAATTGGCCTGGTGTCACGGTCGAAAAGAAAACAGGAACCTTGCTTAACACAAGTCAAACCGTTCAGGATCTACCTGGTATTTACTCACTTTCTCCCTACTCACCTGAAGAAATTGTGACTCGTAATTACTTATTTTCAGAACAAGCCAAAACAATTATCAATATTATTGATGCGACTAATCTTGAACGTAGTCTATATTTAACCCTACAATTAATCGAACTAGGTAAACCAATAATTTTAGCCATTAATATGATAGACCTATTAGCTGACCAACATTTGGTATTGGATCTTCATACATTATCTACCCGTTTAAACATACCTGTTTGCGGAATTAGTGCCAAAAGAAATAAAGGCTTAGCCCAATTAGAAAAACAACTTCTAAAACAACCTAACGAGCGTCCTTTCCTTGAATATGATCAGCGTCTAGAAACTGCCCTATCAGAGATTAGCAGCATTATTAAACATAAAGCAGCTCCTGATAAACAGCGTTTGTATGCTATAAAATTATTTGAAAAAGAACCTGAAATAATAGACCGACTGAGCTTATCAACAAGCGAACGCCAAGAAATCGAAGAGATTATTGATATAACCGAACAAATTTTCAACCTCGAACATTACGAAATCATTATTCAAGCCCGTTATCAACTCGTAGATGAACTAGTCAAACAAGTCTTAATCAAAACGGATTCTAAACATGTAGCATTCCAACATCGTCTGGATAAAATATTGACGAATAAATGGTTAGGGTTACCTATTTTTGCGGTGATTATGTGGAGTGTCTATTATTTATCCATTCAATCAATAGGCGCAATTGGTACCGACTGGGTAAACGATGTATTATTTGGTGAACTCGTGCCAAAAGCCCTAACTAGTTGGTTCGCTAATTGGCAAGTAGCAAATTGGCTCCAAGCGTTAATTTTAGATGGTATTGTAGCAGGAGTCGGAGCAGTTATTGGTTTTGTCCCCCAGCTATGTGTCTTGTTTATTTGTTTAAATTTACTAGAAGATTCTGGCTACATGGCTCGGATTGCCTTTGTCTTAGACCGGATTTTCAGACGCTTTGGCTTATCAGGTAAATCATTCATCCCTATGCTTGTTTCTTCTGGTTGCGGTGTGCCAGGCATTATGGCCTGTCGTACCATCGAATCTGAACAAGAAAGACGAATGACCATTATGACAACGACCTTTATTCCCTGTTCTGCTAAATTACCAGTAATAGGGCTTATTGCCAGTGTCTTCTTCCCTCGCAACAGTTTAATCGCGCCACTCGCCTATTTCATAGGGATGGGAGCCATTATCCTATCAGGCTTATTATTGCAAAAATTAAACTACTTTAAACATCAAAAAACTAGCTTCGTCATGGAGCTACCACAGTATCATTTACCAGAATTAAAAAGTGTGTTGAAGGTCACATGGCATCGTACATTAGCCTTTGTAAAAAATGCAGGCTCAATCATCTTTGTCAGTTCGATAGCCATTTGGTTTTTATCAAACTATAATTTTGCTTTACAAAAAGTCGGGACAGACCATAGTATCTTAGCTACTCTTGGAAAATTCATTGCTTATTTATTCAGTCCCCTTGGTTTTGGTAATTGGCAAACGACTGTCAGCACGATAATGGGGCTAGTTGCAAAAGAAAACATTGTCGGGACGATGAGTATCTTAGCACCACAGACTGGTATACAATCCTTATTAAGCCCACAAGCAGCCTTATCGTTCTTAATTTTCAACTTATTATGCGCACCGTGTTTTGCGGCAATTGGCGCAATCAGACGTGAAATGAACCAAACAAAATGGACACTAATGACCATTGGCTATCAATGTGGATTTGCGTATATCGTAAGTTTTTGCTACTATCAATTAGCTCAGAGCATCGCTAATCAACATCTTTCAATTAGCACCCTGATTGCTTACCTGATTGTTATCGTAACAGTTTATATTCTCATTAAACCTAGAAAAGACATGACATCTACCGCTGAAGACACGTTGTGTGGTATTTCAATCAACTATGGGGGTGAATAA
- the tyrS gene encoding tyrosine--tRNA ligase, producing MNIIDELTWRDAINQQTDAEGLRDYVENNKISLYCGVDPTGDSMHIGHLIPFMMLKRFQMFGHHPYILIGGATGSIGDPSGRTSERQLQTMEQVQHNVEKLTAQMEKLFFSKDNEQDLTLVNNYDWTSNLTLLDFLRDYGKSFNVNTMLAKDIVASRLETGISFTEFTYQILQSMDFLHLHQNHNVSLQVGGADQWGNITAGLELIRKQVGPEAKAFGLTIPLMLKADGTKFGKTAGGAVWLDPEKTSPYEFYQFWLNQDDRDVVKYLKFFTFLTKEEIEELAAKVETEPHKREAQKTLAKEMTLFVHGEEALNDALTITDALFSGDVKQLSARQIEEGFKNMPTAEIGKDDMNLIDWLIETKIEPSKRQAREDVTNGAISINGEKVRDVEFVITKDNSFEEKFIIVRKGKKKYTLIKLVD from the coding sequence ATGAATATTATCGATGAATTAACATGGCGCGACGCCATCAACCAACAAACCGACGCTGAAGGTTTAAGAGACTATGTTGAAAACAACAAAATTTCTTTATACTGCGGTGTAGACCCAACTGGCGACAGCATGCATATCGGGCATTTAATCCCCTTCATGATGTTGAAACGATTCCAAATGTTTGGCCATCACCCTTACATCTTAATCGGTGGTGCAACAGGTTCTATTGGTGATCCAAGTGGGCGTACAAGTGAACGTCAGTTACAGACGATGGAACAAGTTCAACATAACGTAGAAAAATTAACAGCTCAAATGGAAAAACTATTTTTCAGCAAAGATAACGAGCAAGATCTAACATTAGTCAACAACTACGATTGGACTAGTAACTTAACATTGTTAGACTTTTTACGAGACTACGGTAAGAGCTTCAATGTCAATACAATGTTAGCTAAAGATATCGTTGCAAGTCGTTTAGAAACTGGGATTTCATTCACTGAATTTACCTACCAAATTTTACAATCAATGGACTTCTTACATTTGCACCAAAATCATAACGTCAGTTTGCAAGTAGGTGGCGCGGATCAGTGGGGTAATATTACAGCTGGTTTAGAATTAATTCGTAAACAAGTTGGACCTGAAGCCAAAGCTTTCGGATTAACGATTCCTTTAATGTTAAAAGCTGACGGCACAAAATTTGGTAAAACAGCTGGTGGCGCTGTCTGGTTAGATCCAGAAAAAACGTCACCTTACGAATTCTACCAATTCTGGTTAAACCAAGATGACCGAGATGTTGTGAAATACTTAAAATTCTTTACCTTCTTAACTAAAGAAGAAATTGAAGAATTAGCAGCTAAGGTTGAAACAGAACCTCACAAACGCGAAGCACAAAAAACATTAGCAAAAGAAATGACATTATTTGTTCATGGTGAAGAAGCCTTAAATGACGCATTAACCATTACAGATGCCCTATTCTCTGGTGACGTGAAACAATTATCAGCTCGTCAAATTGAAGAAGGTTTCAAAAACATGCCAACTGCTGAAATAGGTAAAGATGATATGAACCTTATCGATTGGTTGATTGAAACAAAAATCGAACCATCAAAACGTCAAGCACGTGAAGATGTAACAAATGGTGCTATCTCAATCAATGGCGAAAAAGTGCGTGATGTTGAGTTTGTGATTACTAAAGACAACTCATTTGAAGAAAAATTCATTATCGTGCGTAAAGGTAAGAAAAAATACACCCTGATTAAATTAGTCGACTAA
- a CDS encoding FeoB-associated Cys-rich membrane protein, with translation MGVNKLATFLISLIILALVTRVIYKKMIKKKSGCNCGTNECPTKQTLNK, from the coding sequence ATGGGGGTGAATAAGTTGGCAACATTCCTTATCTCATTAATTATTTTAGCGTTAGTAACTCGAGTTATTTATAAAAAAATGATAAAAAAAAAATCCGGTTGCAACTGTGGTACTAATGAATGTCCTACTAAACAAACATTGAATAAATAA
- a CDS encoding magnesium transporter CorA family protein, protein MEILNFVSDPNLLGSWHYQREKASILIVTNQQLVEVMDKVGFDLMPKHYHKHTELPIRFEALSQYDYFSYLFFERTPKSNMFEFERFCLHLNQELLILEVQNGGRLHQDFLADIIGIIENKTLNQAYLEVIDWSLSRMFESLFEFEEALTKIENNIIEMEMDFKIEEIIMMKNQCFKAKKYMRMFQYVSDDLLLNKNGFIKTEEASFVQNIDSRINRVYEYSLSLYEMAVHLLEIYDSTVNTVTNATINKLTVFTVFVTPITVLTGIYGMNFINMPELRNPNGYYILLGVMVLIMLIIYYVLKKIKLL, encoded by the coding sequence ATGGAAATTCTAAATTTTGTATCAGACCCTAATTTATTGGGAAGTTGGCATTATCAACGTGAGAAAGCTAGTATCTTAATTGTAACGAATCAACAGCTTGTTGAGGTTATGGATAAAGTGGGGTTCGATTTAATGCCAAAACATTATCATAAACATACGGAATTGCCGATTAGATTTGAAGCCCTGTCGCAATATGATTATTTTAGCTATTTGTTTTTTGAGCGAACACCAAAGAGCAACATGTTTGAATTTGAACGTTTTTGCCTACATTTAAATCAGGAGTTGTTGATTTTAGAAGTTCAAAACGGTGGTCGACTACATCAAGATTTTTTGGCTGATATTATCGGGATTATTGAAAATAAAACGTTAAATCAAGCTTATTTAGAAGTTATTGACTGGTCATTAAGTCGTATGTTTGAAAGTTTATTTGAATTTGAAGAAGCGTTAACTAAAATTGAAAATAATATTATTGAGATGGAGATGGACTTTAAAATTGAAGAAATAATTATGATGAAGAATCAATGTTTTAAAGCCAAAAAATACATGCGTATGTTTCAATATGTGAGTGATGACTTATTGTTGAATAAAAATGGTTTTATCAAAACTGAAGAAGCGTCTTTTGTTCAAAATATTGACTCGCGTATCAATCGAGTATATGAATATTCGTTAAGTTTATATGAAATGGCTGTTCATCTTTTAGAAATTTACGATAGTACAGTTAATACAGTAACGAATGCGACGATAAATAAGTTAACGGTGTTCACGGTATTTGTTACGCCAATTACGGTATTAACAGGTATTTATGGAATGAATTTTATCAATATGCCAGAACTTCGCAACCCGAATGGTTATTATATTTTGTTAGGAGTCATGGTTCTAATTATGCTCATCATTTATTATGTGTTGAAAAAAATCAAATTGCTCTAG
- the cls gene encoding cardiolipin synthase has product MKFLRSATNRIVLTAVLILVQLGLLYMLLMRFQTSANFFYIGYFIVSTIAVLSIINSRRNPAYKIAWLIPVTLLPYLGVMIYLIFGRLYTKKSFKNKMDEVHQKEIDAINKTFDVLNPHDVMPNEDAAIHSTYLYNYGDLPLFQNSTSRYLKIGEEMFEEMKIELRKGERYIFMEYFIIEEGKMWNEILEILEEKVAQGVDVRLIYDDFGCLFKLPYKYNEVLEAKGIKTCIFNPIVPVLSSIFNNRDHRKIMVIDGKTAFTGGINLADEYINEVERFGHWKDTGIVMKGDIAWGFTIMFLSMWDFLHEEENDYTFYYPGKNRDYDNQTGFYQPFSDNPFTSEAISMSVYSNLINRAKKYIYITTPYLIIDNTLMDALCNAAKSGIDVRIQTPHIPDKWYAHSVTRSNYDQLLEAGVKIFEYTPGFIHSKSIVVDDLYAVVGSINLDFRSLYLHLENGIWMYDTETVHEIYQDFVDVQEVCHEVTLEDAKSVGWWRHLARAVLNVFAPLM; this is encoded by the coding sequence ATGAAATTTTTACGTTCTGCAACCAACCGAATTGTTTTAACAGCAGTTCTCATATTAGTCCAATTGGGCCTACTATACATGCTGCTCATGCGATTTCAAACAAGCGCCAACTTTTTCTATATTGGCTATTTTATTGTCTCTACCATCGCTGTTTTAAGTATCATTAACAGTCGACGCAATCCGGCATACAAAATCGCTTGGCTAATACCCGTTACTTTGTTACCTTACCTTGGCGTCATGATCTATTTGATTTTTGGACGCCTGTATACAAAGAAAAGTTTTAAAAACAAAATGGATGAAGTGCATCAAAAAGAAATTGACGCAATTAACAAAACGTTTGACGTGCTAAATCCGCATGACGTGATGCCTAACGAAGATGCTGCCATTCATTCCACCTATTTATACAATTATGGTGACCTACCTCTTTTCCAAAATAGCACTAGCCGCTATTTAAAAATTGGAGAAGAAATGTTTGAAGAAATGAAAATCGAACTACGCAAAGGCGAAAGATATATTTTCATGGAGTACTTTATTATAGAAGAAGGCAAAATGTGGAATGAAATTTTAGAGATACTGGAAGAAAAAGTCGCTCAAGGTGTAGATGTTCGCCTGATTTACGATGACTTTGGGTGCTTGTTTAAATTACCATACAAATACAATGAAGTACTTGAAGCTAAGGGAATTAAAACTTGCATCTTCAATCCGATTGTCCCAGTTCTTTCATCTATATTTAACAATCGTGATCACCGAAAAATCATGGTCATTGATGGTAAAACAGCCTTCACAGGCGGGATAAATTTGGCTGATGAATACATTAATGAAGTCGAACGTTTTGGTCATTGGAAAGATACAGGAATTGTAATGAAAGGTGATATTGCTTGGGGATTCACTATCATGTTCCTCTCAATGTGGGATTTCTTACACGAAGAAGAAAATGATTACACCTTCTATTATCCCGGAAAAAATCGCGATTATGACAATCAAACCGGATTTTACCAACCATTTTCGGATAATCCGTTTACTTCCGAAGCGATTAGTATGTCTGTCTATTCAAACTTGATTAACCGCGCAAAAAAATATATCTATATCACAACACCCTATTTGATTATTGATAACACGTTAATGGATGCGTTGTGTAACGCTGCTAAATCAGGTATTGACGTTAGAATCCAAACACCTCATATCCCTGATAAATGGTACGCACATTCCGTTACTCGTTCTAATTACGATCAACTACTTGAAGCTGGTGTTAAAATCTTTGAATATACACCGGGATTCATTCATTCAAAAAGCATTGTGGTGGATGATTTATATGCTGTTGTTGGATCTATCAACCTTGACTTTAGAAGCCTCTATCTTCATCTAGAAAATGGTATTTGGATGTATGACACAGAAACTGTTCATGAAATTTATCAAGACTTTGTTGATGTTCAAGAAGTGTGTCATGAAGTGACTTTAGAGGATGCAAAAAGCGTCGGATGGTGGCGACATTTAGCACGAGCCGTTCTAAACGTCTTTGCACCGTTAATGTAA
- a CDS encoding ATP-binding cassette domain-containing protein: protein MLELKNIRKTYQLGGQETIALENINLSFNRNQFVSILGQSGSGKTTLLNIIGGLDQYTSGDLLVEGTSTKTFKDKDWDSYRNTTIGFVFQSYNLISHLSVLENVKMALSLTGVSTKEAEKRALTALDEVGLSEHAKKRPNQLSGGQMQRVAIARALVNNPKILLADEPTGALDSKTSIQIMELIKRISHDRLVIMVTHNPELAEQYSDRIIRVADGSILEDTVPVNVLNDSTEKFTKSKTSMSFFTAIKSSMKNLLTKKTRTALVTLAGSIGIISIGLVLALSNGMKSYIDDLQKETLSGIPLTISQTSAGNFDSMTESPDKNNTNQSSNEITIKEPITTHQNIYNEDILGNGETFIDFLEREAKGKYSNLTYDTGYQMNVLTKNTNGDIQQVKKEAADPSNPASMFSMGSLFAKLPANGENILSQYEVIASENKAFTYPTNQNELILFVNYDNTLNKDISKALGLSSEETQDAQQLLGKEFRMIDNDSFYEKSPVGNFFINQVIDERMYDNGLEAKIVAIMRPKDATATLISASLGYTEQLETKMLAKEKDSDIIKFMKEHPKTNALSPSNDEIDEDTHKSIMQTLGGDTSPTNISIYPSTFDEREAITKVIGDYNRQIAKKFGKNSDDYTKYMIQYTDMAEMMTGMMTTMLDTITVILTAFAAISLIVSSVMIGILTYVSVVERTKEIGIMRALGARKKDITRIFNAEAGLIGLISGIVGVMITMLLTIPINSIVSKLIDMDGFNASLKPEYGLALILLSVILTLVAGFIPSKGAAKKDPVEALRTE, encoded by the coding sequence ATGCTTGAATTAAAAAATATTAGAAAAACATATCAACTCGGCGGTCAAGAAACTATCGCATTAGAAAATATCAATTTATCATTCAACCGTAACCAATTTGTTTCAATTCTAGGGCAAAGCGGCAGTGGTAAAACAACCTTATTAAATATCATTGGTGGATTAGATCAGTACACATCTGGCGATTTGCTAGTTGAAGGGACTTCTACAAAAACCTTTAAAGATAAAGACTGGGACAGTTATCGTAACACCACTATCGGCTTCGTCTTTCAAAGCTATAATTTAATTTCTCATTTATCTGTACTAGAAAATGTTAAAATGGCACTATCTTTAACCGGTGTTTCAACAAAGGAAGCTGAAAAACGCGCTTTAACTGCTCTTGATGAAGTAGGTTTGTCCGAACATGCTAAGAAGCGACCAAATCAGCTATCTGGAGGCCAAATGCAACGTGTGGCAATTGCTAGAGCACTCGTAAATAACCCCAAAATCTTACTAGCTGATGAGCCTACCGGCGCTTTAGACAGTAAAACAAGCATCCAGATTATGGAATTAATAAAAAGAATTAGCCATGACCGACTAGTTATTATGGTTACGCATAATCCGGAGCTTGCTGAACAATACAGTGATCGTATTATTCGTGTAGCGGATGGTTCAATTTTAGAAGACACAGTGCCTGTCAATGTGCTTAATGACTCAACCGAGAAATTCACAAAATCTAAAACGTCGATGTCATTTTTTACTGCCATTAAGTCTAGCATGAAAAACCTACTCACCAAAAAAACACGTACCGCATTAGTGACACTAGCTGGAAGTATTGGGATTATCAGTATCGGGCTAGTTCTTGCACTATCAAACGGAATGAAATCATACATCGATGATTTGCAAAAGGAAACGCTATCCGGTATTCCACTTACCATTAGCCAAACAAGTGCGGGTAATTTTGACTCAATGACCGAATCGCCTGATAAAAACAATACAAATCAATCTTCAAATGAAATAACTATTAAAGAACCAATCACTACCCACCAAAACATTTATAACGAAGATATTTTAGGAAATGGTGAAACGTTCATCGACTTTTTAGAGCGTGAGGCGAAAGGCAAATATTCAAACTTGACCTATGATACTGGCTATCAAATGAACGTTTTAACCAAAAACACTAACGGTGACATACAACAAGTAAAAAAAGAGGCAGCTGACCCTAGTAACCCTGCTTCAATGTTCTCAATGGGCTCTTTATTCGCCAAATTACCTGCAAACGGCGAAAATATTTTGTCACAATATGAAGTCATTGCTTCAGAGAACAAAGCGTTTACTTACCCAACTAATCAAAACGAATTAATCTTGTTTGTTAATTACGATAACACCTTAAACAAAGATATTAGCAAAGCGTTAGGTTTATCTAGCGAAGAGACTCAAGATGCCCAACAATTATTAGGAAAAGAATTCCGTATGATTGACAATGATTCTTTTTATGAAAAAAGTCCTGTCGGTAACTTCTTTATTAATCAAGTAATTGACGAAAGAATGTATGATAACGGCCTAGAAGCAAAAATTGTCGCAATTATGCGTCCGAAAGATGCTACTGCTACTCTAATTAGCGCTTCACTGGGTTACACCGAACAACTTGAAACAAAGATGTTAGCTAAAGAAAAAGACTCTGACATCATCAAGTTTATGAAGGAACATCCAAAAACAAACGCCTTATCACCTTCTAACGATGAAATCGATGAAGACACACATAAAAGCATTATGCAAACGCTAGGTGGGGATACTTCTCCTACTAACATTTCAATCTATCCTTCAACATTTGATGAACGTGAAGCCATTACAAAAGTCATCGGAGACTACAACCGACAAATCGCGAAAAAATTCGGAAAAAATTCGGATGACTATACGAAATATATGATTCAATATACTGATATGGCAGAAATGATGACAGGAATGATGACAACGATGCTAGACACCATTACCGTTATTCTGACTGCTTTTGCCGCTATTTCCTTAATCGTTTCTTCAGTAATGATTGGAATACTAACCTATGTGTCTGTTGTCGAACGTACAAAAGAAATAGGTATTATGCGTGCCTTAGGTGCTCGTAAGAAAGATATTACCCGAATTTTCAACGCCGAAGCTGGATTAATCGGGCTAATTTCAGGAATTGTAGGGGTTATGATTACCATGCTACTAACAATTCCAATTAACTCAATTGTTAGTAAATTGATAGATATGGATGGCTTTAATGCGTCATTGAAACCAGAATATGGATTAGCCTTAATCCTTCTATCAGTCATCTTAACGTTAGTCGCAGGTTTCATTCCTTCTAAAGGTGCTGCTAAAAAAGATCCCGTTGAAGCATTAAGAACGGAATAA
- a CDS encoding deoxynucleoside kinase, which yields MVMIVVGGMIGLGKTSVATILGEHLKSDVFFEKVEGNDILPLFYTASPEEQEAKRYPFLLQLDFLQSRFKDIKRALVHPHNVLDRSIYEDWYFAKVNNDLGRISDIEFKLYEKLLDNMMEELDELPKKAPDLMIYLQGSFETVMSRIAERGRDFEQDDELCDYYYALWKDYDQWVMEQYKASEVLIINMDEMDVVNSKEDRETFIHQVDEVLTKMNLI from the coding sequence ATGGTAATGATAGTAGTTGGTGGAATGATTGGATTAGGTAAGACAAGTGTTGCCACTATTCTTGGTGAACATTTAAAATCAGATGTATTTTTTGAAAAAGTAGAGGGGAATGATATCCTTCCTTTGTTTTATACAGCGAGTCCTGAAGAACAAGAAGCAAAACGATATCCTTTTTTATTGCAATTAGATTTTTTACAAAGTCGTTTTAAAGACATAAAGCGTGCATTGGTGCACCCGCATAATGTCTTAGATCGTTCAATTTACGAAGATTGGTATTTTGCAAAAGTTAATAATGACTTAGGTCGTATTTCAGATATTGAATTCAAATTGTATGAAAAACTATTAGACAATATGATGGAAGAATTAGATGAATTACCGAAAAAAGCGCCTGATTTGATGATCTATTTACAAGGATCTTTTGAAACGGTAATGAGTCGCATTGCTGAGCGTGGTCGCGATTTTGAGCAAGATGATGAGTTGTGTGATTATTATTACGCACTTTGGAAAGATTATGATCAATGGGTAATGGAACAATACAAAGCATCAGAAGTCTTAATTATTAACATGGATGAGATGGACGTCGTAAACTCTAAAGAAGATCGCGAAACGTTTATACATCAAGTAGACGAAGTTTTGACGAAAATGAATTTAATATAA
- a CDS encoding FeoA family protein translates to MKPIHLCEKGNNYKITAVSNDIASKFPELLNNNWYLANKTSHRLTLTNQKSYQLTIKEAKQILAVINNEADKFVSLSDLSTNQIGTIVGINHRDTRLKKHLMEMGFTTNTTVKLRKRAPLGDPLELELRGYSISLRKADAQHILVKEVAK, encoded by the coding sequence ATGAAACCTATTCATCTTTGTGAAAAAGGGAACAACTACAAGATTACAGCTGTTTCAAACGACATTGCTAGTAAATTTCCAGAACTACTGAATAATAATTGGTATTTAGCAAATAAAACATCTCATCGACTTACCCTTACTAATCAAAAAAGCTATCAATTAACGATTAAGGAAGCAAAACAAATCCTTGCTGTAATAAATAATGAAGCTGATAAATTTGTCAGTTTGTCCGATCTCTCGACTAATCAAATTGGCACAATCGTCGGAATCAATCACCGTGATACACGATTGAAAAAACATTTAATGGAGATGGGATTTACAACCAATACCACCGTTAAATTAAGAAAAAGAGCACCTTTGGGAGACCCACTTGAGCTAGAACTTCGCGGTTATTCTATAAGTTTAAGAAAAGCTGATGCCCAACATATTTTAGTTAAAGAGGTGGCGAAATAA